A genomic region of Candidatus Paceibacterota bacterium contains the following coding sequences:
- a CDS encoding FAD-binding oxidoreductase, whose product MINVDELKALIKGEVETSDSEIEMASHDASIFEVRPQAVVYPKDVEDVKKLVHYVSEKSKAGGPPALTLTGRLAGTDMSGGPLTESLVVSFLRHFNQIKEVKEESQGHLSGDYSKVEITGYAVTEPGVYYRDFEKATLSAGGRIMPSYPASRELCTVGGMVANNAGGEKTLRYGKTELYVRRLKMVCADGNEYEFKPLNTGELTAKKSLSNFEGQLYRKMSELIDSNFAKLQAAKPAVSKNSCGYFLWNVRDKTADTFDLTKLIVGSQGTLGLITEIEYGLVKLPKYSHLLVVFLTDLKQLGQTASKILVEGPESFESYDDQTLKVAFKFLPQLLKQMGGNLLTLGLEFVPEMLSVLTGGLPKLVLMAEFTSDSDAEALAKAQKAQASIRELHEKTRVTKTASDENKYWVIRRESFNMLRKHIHGVRTAPFIDDFVVPPAELSEFLPRLYQALDVYKGELTYTIAGHVGDGNFHIIPLMNLNQERSREIIKDLSVKIYELVHEFGGSITGEHNDGIIRTPFIKMQYGEEICRLFEQTKKIWDPKGIFNPGKKVGGTLEYAFSHIVKSS is encoded by the coding sequence ATGATTAACGTCGACGAGCTAAAAGCTTTAATTAAGGGGGAAGTTGAAACCTCTGATTCTGAAATTGAAATGGCGAGTCACGACGCCAGTATTTTTGAAGTCCGCCCGCAAGCCGTGGTTTACCCGAAAGATGTTGAGGATGTGAAAAAGTTGGTTCACTATGTAAGTGAAAAATCGAAAGCGGGCGGACCGCCGGCACTTACGCTTACCGGCCGTTTGGCCGGCACGGACATGTCCGGCGGTCCGCTTACGGAGTCACTCGTGGTGTCGTTTCTCCGCCACTTCAATCAAATCAAAGAGGTCAAAGAAGAGTCTCAAGGTCACCTTTCCGGAGATTATTCCAAAGTGGAAATTACCGGTTATGCCGTGACCGAGCCGGGAGTCTATTATCGTGACTTCGAGAAAGCCACTCTCTCGGCCGGTGGCCGGATTATGCCGAGTTATCCGGCTTCGAGGGAACTCTGTACCGTCGGTGGCATGGTGGCCAACAATGCCGGTGGTGAGAAAACCTTGCGTTATGGCAAGACAGAACTCTATGTCCGTCGTTTAAAAATGGTTTGCGCCGATGGCAATGAATATGAATTTAAACCTCTGAATACTGGCGAATTAACAGCCAAAAAGTCATTATCGAATTTTGAAGGTCAGTTGTATCGAAAAATGTCAGAGCTGATTGATTCAAATTTTGCCAAGCTTCAAGCGGCCAAGCCGGCAGTCTCTAAAAATTCTTGCGGCTATTTTCTTTGGAATGTCCGGGACAAAACGGCTGACACTTTTGATTTGACCAAGCTCATTGTCGGTTCGCAGGGGACTCTTGGTCTGATCACTGAAATTGAATATGGTCTCGTGAAGTTACCAAAGTACTCGCACCTTTTGGTGGTATTTCTTACTGATTTAAAACAGCTAGGTCAAACGGCCTCAAAAATCTTGGTCGAGGGCCCGGAGAGTTTCGAATCCTATGATGACCAAACGCTCAAAGTGGCTTTCAAGTTTTTGCCCCAATTACTGAAACAAATGGGGGGTAATTTGCTGACTCTGGGTTTGGAATTTGTCCCAGAAATGCTCTCGGTCCTTACCGGCGGTCTGCCAAAGTTGGTTTTGATGGCCGAATTTACTTCTGATTCTGATGCCGAGGCCTTGGCTAAGGCGCAGAAAGCCCAAGCCTCGATTCGTGAGCTTCACGAAAAGACGCGTGTCACCAAAACCGCATCTGACGAAAACAAATACTGGGTAATTAGGCGCGAAAGTTTCAATATGTTGCGCAAACATATTCACGGTGTTCGGACCGCACCCTTCATTGATGACTTTGTGGTGCCTCCGGCTGAGTTGTCAGAATTTTTGCCCCGTCTCTATCAGGCCCTAGATGTTTACAAAGGCGAGCTCACTTACACAATTGCCGGCCATGTCGGTGATGGTAATTTTCATATTATTCCCTTAATGAATTTGAACCAAGAGAGATCTCGGGAGATTATCAAAGATTTGTCGGTAAAGATTTACGAATTGGTCCACGAGTTCGGTGGCTCTATTACCGGGGAACATAATGACGGCATTATTCGTACCCCTTTCATTAAAATGCAGTACGGCGAAGAAATTTGTCGGCTATTTGAACAAACCAAGAAAATCTGGGACCCAAAAGGTATTTTTAATCCCGGCAAAAAAGTCGGAGGCACACTCGAATATGCTTTTAGTCACATCGTGAAATCATCCTAA
- a CDS encoding inositol monophosphatase family protein: MTNCNQLGELTPSGAGIIMKEMVRRAIVTIRNQRQVFEVQTKVGHSGRLDDILTSADKLAQLIYLRSIQECFPGFGVIAEEDGLRILPSSCVAKLAFTVDPLDGTKAFVRRQSHGVGTMISLFCDDGFLAAYVGDINTQEIYGFRPGSQNVHRIDEFTNNETLTIQPKPLKKQYVMLRDPEVAYGSVLTRRLINSGFKSQIIDGGSIGIWLARLWKGEVGAALVPSGVETPWDANPVNAISQALGFVHIKPCPDNLSWEICPIQPITKTQRREHDLVIVHQSNVDEVMSVSL, from the coding sequence ATGACAAACTGTAATCAGTTGGGGGAGTTAACGCCCTCCGGCGCCGGTATTATTATGAAGGAGATGGTTCGCCGGGCAATCGTGACAATCCGCAACCAGAGGCAAGTTTTTGAAGTTCAGACCAAGGTTGGCCACAGTGGGCGATTGGATGACATACTGACCTCGGCCGATAAACTGGCTCAGCTAATCTACCTCCGTTCAATTCAAGAATGTTTCCCTGGCTTTGGAGTCATTGCGGAGGAAGACGGTTTGAGAATCTTGCCTTCTAGCTGTGTGGCCAAGCTCGCCTTCACAGTCGATCCACTTGATGGGACTAAGGCTTTTGTTCGCCGTCAGTCACATGGTGTCGGGACAATGATCTCGCTCTTTTGTGACGATGGATTCCTGGCGGCCTATGTCGGTGACATCAATACCCAGGAAATCTACGGGTTTCGTCCTGGTTCACAAAATGTCCATCGGATTGATGAGTTTACCAATAACGAGACTTTGACTATCCAGCCTAAGCCACTCAAGAAGCAGTATGTGATGCTCCGTGATCCTGAAGTTGCTTACGGTTCGGTTTTGACTCGGAGACTCATCAATTCCGGCTTCAAAAGTCAGATTATTGACGGTGGCAGTATTGGAATCTGGCTGGCCAGGTTGTGGAAGGGCGAAGTTGGAGCGGCCCTTGTTCCATCTGGAGTGGAAACTCCTTGGGACGCCAATCCGGTGAATGCCATCTCCCAAGCGCTTGGCTTTGTGCACATCAAGCCTTGCCCGGATAACTTGAGTTGGGAAATCTGCCCGATTCAGCCGATTACCAAAACGCAGCGTCGCGAGCATGACCTGGTGATTGTGCACCAGTCCAATGTGGATGAAGTCATGTCTGTCAGTTTGTAA
- a CDS encoding tRNA-binding protein, protein MTITYEDFEKVDIRVGKVIQISDFPEAKKPAFKLKIDFGPEIGTRVSSVQAVGPHTKDELLGKLVCCVINFPPKSIAGFQSEVLTLGFKNNSGLGWVLVSPLKDSVDPGSKLA, encoded by the coding sequence ATGACAATAACCTATGAGGATTTTGAAAAGGTGGATATTCGGGTTGGAAAAGTGATTCAGATTTCTGATTTCCCGGAAGCCAAAAAGCCGGCTTTTAAGTTGAAGATTGATTTTGGCCCAGAAATAGGAACCAGGGTTTCCAGTGTCCAAGCAGTCGGTCCGCATACCAAAGATGAACTTCTGGGGAAGTTGGTTTGTTGTGTGATAAATTTCCCGCCTAAAAGTATTGCCGGTTTTCAGTCGGAGGTGTTGACTCTGGGTTTTAAAAATAATTCCGGTCTCGGCTGGGTCCTGGTCTCGCCACTTAAAGATTCGGTCGATCCTGGTAGCAAATTGGCCTAG
- a CDS encoding alpha/beta hydrolase: MIEKIAQPVGLDFESQFVRREQVETAGGTAEVLDLEPENPKEETPVFFAPGWGCNSEVYKFALKEIFDNDRRTITVNHPRVGGQAPMDFRHARLSPDFPKNEVRKALTILDVLKAEGVEKTDMIMHSESAINGIIAATLEPERFRNLVLFAPSGLIGKDTFPRLLQGFFEQGKGRAESMKEFPVTEKEKWAAETALRESVKYALKNPLRATMEAMDISETQIDEMLQALREQGIGIVVMATVDDPVFPMELVQKAVDTKKVDGFISLKGGHGAIGEHPERYVALALKMLDALKAKAEK, translated from the coding sequence ATGATTGAGAAAATTGCACAACCGGTAGGACTTGATTTTGAAAGTCAATTTGTCAGACGCGAGCAGGTTGAGACTGCCGGCGGCACGGCCGAAGTTTTGGACTTAGAACCTGAAAACCCAAAAGAAGAGACCCCTGTCTTTTTTGCTCCCGGTTGGGGTTGCAACTCTGAAGTTTACAAGTTTGCCTTGAAAGAAATTTTTGATAATGATCGGCGGACAATTACCGTCAATCATCCGAGAGTTGGCGGGCAAGCGCCGATGGATTTTAGGCATGCCAGATTGTCGCCGGATTTTCCTAAAAATGAGGTTCGCAAGGCTCTGACAATTCTCGATGTACTCAAGGCCGAAGGTGTCGAAAAGACTGATATGATTATGCACTCTGAATCAGCGATCAACGGAATTATCGCTGCGACACTTGAACCGGAAAGATTTCGCAACTTGGTTTTGTTTGCGCCATCCGGTCTTATTGGCAAGGATACTTTTCCCAGATTGCTCCAAGGTTTTTTTGAGCAAGGAAAAGGCCGGGCGGAATCGATGAAAGAGTTTCCAGTGACGGAAAAAGAAAAATGGGCGGCGGAAACCGCACTGCGCGAATCAGTTAAATATGCTCTCAAGAATCCTCTGCGCGCCACGATGGAGGCGATGGATATTTCGGAGACTCAAATTGATGAAATGCTCCAGGCTCTGCGTGAGCAGGGAATTGGCATTGTGGTCATGGCGACTGTCGATGACCCGGTCTTTCCGATGGAATTGGTGCAAAAGGCGGTGGATACTAAAAAAGTTGATGGTTTTATTTCGTTAAAAGGTGGCCATGGCGCGATTGGCGAACACCCTGAGAGATATGTGGCTTTGGCACTAAAGATGCTCGATGCCTTGAAAGCTAAGGCGGAAAAGTAA
- a CDS encoding glycosyltransferase, protein MSDMLQKSPKKALFCISSLGLGHATRTLPIAKIYGKTHELHVVSTGSALAFLRQELASTGAVFYDFPDYPPIERGRGLKFYLYFIFDSLRIFGVIRREHRFAFDLAKKNSFDFIISDGRYGAYVKGTPSFLISHQISFVAPAWFRPFTWISDLFNYRQFRKFDEIIIPDYEDPKFSLAGRLSHHPMLRKLKHNFVGVLSSIERVEVTEEVDYLFTLSGYLQEHKEPFLKELFAEAENLSGQKVFVLGKAEVGVITPEEKSAEITVYQNATGDLRARLFSSARFIISRAGYSTIMDLAELEKPAFLVPTPNQTEQEYLAKHHLRQDNFLFPPAKLGDLSGTSKPAIKVPWKTAESVRRVKKIVDSYFRQPFFSIIVPAHNEEKYLGDTLTHLKSLDYPKNLYEVIVVENGSTDRTLEIARRYEGENIKVWQMTGKGVSRARNFGSDKANPESDWLIFLDADTVIEKPLLLEIAKHLKANQQTNFSIGTTEVDPLGDLRLKAKIWFWIYNLGHRLTKTSFAVQIFKAKLKNQVRFDETLTLSEDLKFIKDAQAFGKFFYLPTRSVLTSTRRFDRVGWLKLFIEWNFQAIFIPEQKKQKMQYKVIR, encoded by the coding sequence ATGTCTGACATGCTCCAGAAATCGCCTAAAAAGGCCTTATTTTGCATTAGTTCACTTGGCCTAGGTCATGCAACCAGAACCCTGCCGATTGCAAAGATCTATGGGAAGACCCACGAGCTTCATGTTGTCTCAACTGGCTCGGCCTTAGCTTTTCTTAGGCAGGAACTCGCTTCAACCGGGGCAGTTTTTTATGATTTTCCCGATTATCCGCCAATTGAAAGAGGACGAGGTCTGAAATTTTATCTTTATTTCATTTTTGACTCCCTCAGGATTTTTGGTGTCATTCGCCGAGAGCATCGTTTTGCTTTCGACCTGGCCAAGAAAAATAGTTTTGATTTTATTATTTCTGACGGTCGCTATGGCGCCTATGTCAAAGGAACGCCGTCCTTTTTAATTTCACATCAGATCAGTTTTGTAGCGCCGGCTTGGTTTCGGCCATTTACATGGATTTCCGATCTTTTCAACTACCGGCAGTTTAGGAAGTTTGATGAGATCATAATTCCTGATTACGAAGATCCTAAATTTAGCCTGGCTGGCCGTCTGTCTCATCATCCGATGCTTAGAAAACTTAAGCATAATTTTGTCGGTGTCCTCTCGTCGATTGAGAGGGTGGAGGTGACCGAAGAGGTCGACTATCTTTTTACTTTGAGTGGTTATTTACAGGAACACAAAGAGCCGTTTCTCAAAGAGCTTTTTGCTGAGGCCGAGAATTTGTCTGGGCAAAAAGTTTTTGTCCTTGGTAAGGCGGAAGTCGGAGTTATTACTCCAGAAGAAAAATCTGCCGAGATTACGGTTTATCAGAATGCCACCGGCGATTTGCGCGCCAGGCTTTTCAGTTCGGCCAGGTTTATAATTTCCCGAGCCGGTTACAGCACCATTATGGATTTGGCGGAATTGGAGAAGCCGGCTTTTTTGGTGCCGACACCGAATCAGACTGAACAAGAATATTTGGCCAAGCATCATTTGAGGCAGGATAATTTTCTTTTCCCGCCCGCCAAGCTCGGCGACCTAAGTGGTACCTCGAAGCCGGCTATCAAAGTGCCTTGGAAAACAGCCGAGTCGGTAAGGCGAGTGAAGAAAATTGTTGACAGTTATTTCCGACAGCCGTTCTTTTCGATTATTGTTCCGGCACACAACGAGGAGAAGTATCTTGGTGATACTCTGACGCATCTGAAGTCTTTGGACTACCCCAAAAATCTTTATGAGGTAATCGTGGTTGAAAATGGTTCAACTGATCGAACCCTTGAGATTGCCCGCCGCTACGAAGGTGAAAATATTAAGGTTTGGCAAATGACAGGGAAGGGAGTTTCTCGGGCGCGGAATTTCGGCTCCGATAAGGCGAATCCGGAGAGCGATTGGCTGATTTTCCTTGATGCGGACACTGTAATAGAGAAGCCACTTTTGCTTGAAATTGCCAAGCATTTAAAGGCTAATCAACAAACTAATTTCTCAATTGGTACGACCGAGGTTGACCCGCTCGGTGACCTTAGGCTGAAAGCCAAAATTTGGTTTTGGATATATAATCTAGGGCATCGCCTTACCAAAACCTCCTTTGCCGTTCAGATTTTCAAGGCCAAACTTAAAAACCAGGTTCGCTTTGATGAAACCTTGACCTTGTCAGAGGATTTGAAATTTATCAAAGATGCTCAGGCTTTTGGGAAATTCTTTTATCTGCCAACTCGAAGTGTTCTGACTTCAACGCGACGGTTTGATCGAGTTGGTTGGTTAAAATTATTTATTGAGTGGAACTTCCAGGCTATTTTTATTCCGGAGCAGAAGAAGCAAAAAATGCAATACAAAGTAATACGTTAA
- a CDS encoding LssY C-terminal domain-containing protein: protein MDFLDSILTAIGAFIGAHTVLTYAILFWGSFFETLIGIGFFLYGELIFIPASLLAGAHVLNIWLVSFFLIAGGIAGDSASFFIGRKYGVKLFKEEHRFLNHTNRAKGEEFFKKYGDKGIFLARLLGPLSWITPFLAGIYAVPYSRFLKYNIPGVFAGIGEFLIVGYFFGSRYKEVLSFIQTYVAIIIFVILVSAAVYLIVKRNYPQLLAQVRNLWQYEKRKLFKSVLKHMAAVILIVFLIYVAFLYILFFVEGGTNNQPTRTNLPIFMALNELQSETNFLVFRDGAKQPVQPVNVIMVLKGDVEDRFQNNNWLRDVLFSEANLTAKAFIRLWRDHEPPVSDLFLDGYPQELAFQEKTQSSLRRLHIRLWPIGFLENQETRVYLGSVSSDDGLSLAIYNHFPVPFHQVSPDADSARDAIATAFLGDLALASSTYETWGKVVASTKDDEQAYFTDGRVLLLQFK, encoded by the coding sequence ATGGACTTTCTCGATTCAATTTTGACGGCAATCGGAGCTTTTATCGGCGCGCACACCGTGCTCACTTACGCCATCCTTTTCTGGGGCTCATTTTTTGAAACCTTAATCGGCATCGGCTTCTTTCTCTATGGTGAGCTGATTTTTATTCCAGCCTCGCTCTTGGCCGGTGCTCATGTATTAAATATTTGGTTGGTCAGCTTTTTCCTGATCGCCGGTGGAATTGCGGGGGATAGCGCCAGCTTTTTCATTGGTCGCAAATATGGCGTTAAGCTCTTCAAGGAGGAGCACCGCTTTCTGAATCATACTAATAGGGCCAAAGGTGAAGAGTTTTTCAAAAAGTATGGTGATAAGGGAATCTTCCTGGCTCGTTTGCTTGGTCCCTTGTCCTGGATCACACCTTTTTTGGCCGGAATTTATGCGGTGCCCTACAGTCGTTTTCTAAAGTACAACATTCCCGGAGTTTTTGCCGGCATCGGAGAATTTCTCATTGTTGGTTATTTCTTCGGCAGCCGTTATAAAGAAGTTTTATCCTTCATTCAGACTTATGTCGCGATCATCATTTTTGTAATTTTGGTTTCGGCAGCGGTTTATCTGATTGTCAAAAGAAATTATCCGCAACTTTTGGCTCAGGTTCGTAATCTTTGGCAATATGAAAAACGCAAATTGTTCAAGAGTGTTTTAAAACATATGGCTGCAGTTATTCTGATTGTGTTTCTGATTTATGTTGCTTTCCTTTACATCCTATTTTTTGTCGAAGGTGGAACTAATAATCAACCGACGAGGACTAATTTGCCGATTTTTATGGCACTTAACGAACTTCAAAGTGAGACTAATTTTCTGGTATTTCGAGACGGTGCCAAACAGCCGGTCCAGCCGGTGAATGTGATAATGGTTTTGAAAGGTGATGTCGAGGACCGTTTTCAAAATAATAACTGGCTCAGAGATGTGCTGTTTTCTGAAGCCAACCTGACGGCCAAAGCCTTTATTAGACTTTGGCGGGATCATGAGCCACCAGTTTCTGATTTATTCCTGGACGGGTACCCGCAGGAATTGGCGTTTCAGGAAAAGACTCAATCATCCTTGCGTCGTTTACATATTCGCCTCTGGCCGATTGGTTTTCTGGAAAATCAAGAGACTCGAGTCTATTTAGGTTCGGTGAGCAGCGATGACGGTCTAAGCCTGGCAATCTACAATCATTTTCCGGTGCCATTTCATCAAGTGAGTCCAGATGCCGATTCGGCAAGAGATGCGATTGCCACTGCCTTTTTGGGCGATCTAGCCTTGGCGAGCAGTACCTATGAGACTTGGGGTAAGGTTGTTGCCAGTACCAAAGACGATGAACAGGCGTATTTTACCGATGGACGAGTTTTATTGCTTCAGTTTAAATAA
- a CDS encoding succinylglutamate desuccinylase/aspartoacylase family protein, producing MKYQKTIFIKKGQKPGKTLAVFAGVHGNEKVGVLALDKIIPKIEIEFGTVYFVYANPEAILANTRKIKKDLNRSCLPNNCGKSYEDNRARTLMRILDKADAFLDLHAFSDRKGSPFVIGEKDSYDLARKMDFQFVISGWDKFDIGSTDGYMRSLGKPAICLELGPNSKAKKYLPLAIKSVRQFLEYYGATKSRQQKEPRQRQIYSKLQKRVCKDSANFKFSKTYYTCALLKAGTIFATSGNLKYRAGRNSQILFPNQKAATGDEACLIAKLII from the coding sequence ATGAAATATCAAAAAACTATCTTCATCAAAAAGGGACAAAAGCCCGGCAAAACCCTGGCGGTTTTTGCCGGCGTTCACGGCAATGAAAAAGTCGGCGTACTGGCACTTGATAAAATTATTCCTAAAATCGAAATAGAATTCGGCACGGTTTATTTTGTCTATGCCAATCCCGAGGCTATTCTCGCCAACACTCGAAAAATCAAGAAAGACCTGAACCGTTCCTGCTTGCCTAATAACTGCGGGAAATCTTACGAGGACAATCGAGCCCGGACTCTGATGCGCATTTTAGACAAGGCGGATGCTTTTTTAGATCTCCACGCCTTCAGCGACAGGAAGGGTTCGCCTTTTGTTATTGGCGAAAAAGATTCCTACGACTTAGCCCGAAAAATGGACTTTCAGTTTGTCATCTCCGGTTGGGACAAATTTGACATCGGCTCGACCGATGGCTATATGCGATCTTTGGGTAAACCCGCAATCTGCTTGGAATTGGGTCCAAATTCTAAGGCCAAAAAGTATTTACCCCTAGCCATAAAATCCGTCAGGCAGTTTTTGGAATACTACGGAGCCACAAAGAGTCGGCAACAAAAAGAACCTCGCCAGCGCCAGATTTATTCAAAACTGCAAAAAAGGGTTTGCAAAGACAGCGCGAATTTTAAGTTCTCAAAAACTTATTACACTTGTGCCCTACTAAAGGCTGGCACAATTTTTGCCACCAGTGGAAATCTTAAATATCGGGCCGGCAGAAATAGCCAAATCCTCTTCCCTAATCAAAAAGCCGCAACCGGGGATGAGGCCTGTCTAATTGCCAAACTGATTATTTAA
- a CDS encoding YerC/YecD family TrpR-related protein has product MKKVDWNTTEYKQLVKAILALKTGDETERFLRDLLTESEIEEFAKRFLAAEMLSNGAFYSAIEERTGLSSATISRVAKWLKGKGRGYKTVIGRIHHHNSIQAGRGLS; this is encoded by the coding sequence ATGAAAAAAGTCGATTGGAATACAACCGAATATAAGCAACTGGTCAAAGCCATCTTGGCACTAAAAACCGGAGACGAAACCGAGCGTTTTTTGCGCGACCTGCTTACTGAATCCGAAATCGAAGAATTTGCCAAGCGTTTTTTGGCTGCCGAGATGCTCTCCAATGGGGCCTTTTATTCCGCTATCGAGGAACGCACCGGCTTAAGCTCGGCCACAATTTCCCGAGTCGCCAAGTGGCTCAAAGGTAAGGGTCGCGGCTACAAAACTGTTATCGGTCGAATCCATCATCACAACTCTATCCAAGCCGGGAGGGGGTTGTCTTAA
- a CDS encoding methyltransferase domain-containing protein has translation MTRTKESGTSWSQVANWYDQVLNDPDSYQSQVIWPNLKRILGEVKGQKMLDLACGQGFFSFEIAKLGASVVGVDISSELIKKAQMESEKANLGIDFQVAPADKLDFLPAGLFDTVVMVLAAQNIKELDRVFVECARVLKKSGRLILILNHPAFRVPQFSDWHFNELTKVQGRIVDKYLSEAQIEIKTHPGRENSSQTISFHRPLQVYFKWLAKNSFAVVRLEEWISHKKSQPSALRVVAEDKARKEIPMFMCLEAKLLN, from the coding sequence ATGACTAGAACAAAGGAATCAGGGACTTCTTGGAGTCAGGTTGCAAATTGGTATGACCAAGTTCTTAATGATCCGGACTCTTATCAAAGCCAAGTGATTTGGCCTAATTTGAAGAGGATATTGGGAGAGGTCAAAGGACAGAAGATGTTAGATTTGGCCTGTGGTCAAGGATTTTTTTCATTTGAAATCGCCAAACTGGGCGCTTCGGTTGTGGGGGTGGACATCTCTTCAGAACTAATTAAAAAGGCGCAGATGGAAAGTGAAAAGGCTAATCTAGGAATTGATTTTCAGGTGGCGCCGGCCGATAAACTGGATTTTCTTCCGGCCGGACTTTTTGATACGGTGGTAATGGTGCTCGCGGCGCAAAATATCAAGGAGCTGGATCGAGTTTTTGTCGAATGTGCCCGGGTTCTCAAAAAGTCCGGCCGCCTCATCTTGATTCTAAATCACCCGGCTTTTCGAGTGCCTCAGTTCTCTGATTGGCATTTCAATGAACTTACTAAAGTTCAGGGTCGAATAGTTGATAAGTATTTATCCGAAGCACAGATTGAGATTAAGACCCATCCTGGTCGGGAGAACAGTTCGCAAACAATCTCTTTTCACAGGCCACTTCAAGTTTATTTCAAGTGGCTCGCTAAAAATAGTTTTGCCGTAGTTCGGCTGGAAGAGTGGATTTCTCATAAGAAGAGCCAGCCGAGTGCTTTGCGCGTAGTCGCCGAGGACAAAGCCCGGAAAGAAATCCCAATGTTTATGTGTTTGGAAGCTAAGTTGTTAAATTAA
- a CDS encoding TspO/MBR family protein, translated as MSAYSWYSQLIKPSWAPPSWLFGPVWTFLYVLIAISYGTVFYKVFTKQLPAIVALPFVLNLIFNFAFTPIQFGLQNNYLGAADILLVLGTLIWAMIVIYPHFKWITYLQIPYLVWVLFATALQLTITFLNR; from the coding sequence ATGTCGGCTTACTCTTGGTATTCACAACTCATCAAACCCTCGTGGGCGCCACCTTCATGGCTTTTTGGCCCAGTTTGGACTTTTCTCTATGTTCTAATCGCAATTTCCTATGGCACAGTTTTCTATAAAGTTTTTACTAAGCAATTACCGGCTATTGTTGCTTTGCCTTTTGTCCTCAATCTGATTTTTAATTTCGCTTTTACGCCAATCCAATTTGGTCTCCAAAATAATTATTTGGGAGCAGCCGACATTTTATTGGTACTCGGAACTTTGATTTGGGCCATGATTGTGATTTATCCACATTTTAAGTGGATTACTTATCTTCAAATTCCATACTTAGTTTGGGTTCTATTTGCAACAGCTTTGCAACTTACCATAACCTTTCTCAATCGTTAG